From a single Rutidosis leptorrhynchoides isolate AG116_Rl617_1_P2 chromosome 5, CSIRO_AGI_Rlap_v1, whole genome shotgun sequence genomic region:
- the LOC139848676 gene encoding serpin-ZXA-like produces the protein MGHITFLGRTPISWTSRKQRFISQSSTEAEYKSVAATASEVLWLRSLLSELGVNSAVKPVIYCDNLGATLLSANPVFHSRMKHLALAYHFIREQVQLGTLRVQHVSTKEQLADPLTKPLPKAPFLYLLSKIGLSARPSDLRGHSTISFHPSFEQAVKILHNYVFKLGDFWNKPAEVADEVNMWAEKQTSGLIKDIVPADVVYYDQTALMLANALYFKGDWKEKFDRSTTKLRNFHRLDGSTVQVPYVTTNSEQILGQYNGFKVLGLPYEQGEDKRRFTMYFYLPDKQDGLQSLVEKIDSESDFFESYIPSEKVEVEEVMIPKFNISYGFEASDMLVESGLVLPFLPGGITNITNCLRGKNIHIWSMHHKSFVEVNEEGIEAAAATISIAECINMGLEEVLPFKRGVYLSSIHHKYFADVNEEGAEATAAATVDVTDADCLNMEFVASHPFLFVIREDTSGTVLFVGQVVDPSVS, from the exons ATGGGACATATTACTTTCCTGGGACGTACTCCCATCAGCTGGACGTCTCGCAAACAGCGGTTTATATCACAATCCTCTACTGAGGCAGAATACAAATCGGTTGCTGCAACGGCATCCGAAGTTCTGTGGCTACGAAGTCTCTTAAGTGAACTTGGCGTCAACTCCGCGGTTAAACCTGTGATATATTGCGATAACCTTGGTGCTACACTTCTAAGTGCAAATCCAGTTTTTCATTCTCGCATGAAACATTTAGCCTTAGCATATCATTTCATTCGTGAACAGGTACAACTTGGCACACTTCGTGTTCAGCATGTTTCTACCAAAGAACAACTTGCAGACCCCCTCACCAAGCCGCTGCCCAAGGCTCCATTTCTGTATCTTCTATCCAAGATCGGACTCTCCGCAAGGCCGTCCGACTTGAGGGGGCAT AGTACGATTTCTTTTCATCCGTCTTTTGAACAAGCAGTGAAAATTCTTCATAATTACGTTTTTAAACTTGGCGATTTCTGGAATAAG CCTGCTGAGGTAGCCGATGAAGTGAATATGTGGGCCGAAAAGCAAACTAGTGGACTGATTAAAGACATTGTTCCTGCTGATGTGGTTTACTATGATCAAACCGCATTAATGTTGGCAAATGCTCTCTATTTTAAGGGAGACTGGAAGGAGAAGTTTGACCGGTCAACGACAAAACTACGAAACTTCCATCGACTCGATGGAAGCACAGTTCAAGTGCCGTATGTGACAACTAACAGTGAACAAATTCTAGGTCAATACAACGGTTTTAAAGTCTTGGGCCTACCTTATGAACAAGGTGAAGATAAACGTCGTTTCACAATGTATTTTTATCTCCCAGATAAACAAGATGGCCTTCAAAGTTTAGTTGAGAAAATAGATTCAGAATCTGACTTTTTTGAATCTTATATTCCAAGCGAAAAAGTAGAGGTAGAGGAGGTTATGATCCCAAAATTCAATATCTCATATGGGTTTGAAGCTTCTGATATGTTAGTGGAATCAGGTCTAGTGTTGCCTTTCCTACCTGGAGGTATAACTAATATAACAAACTGTTTAAGGGGCAAAAACATACATATTTGGAGTATGCATCATAAATCGTTTGTGGAGGTGAATGAAGAAGGTATAGAAGCTGCAGCAGCTACAATCTCTATTGCAGAATGCATAAATATGGGATTAGAAGAAGTGTTGCCTTTTAAACGTGGAGTATATCTTTCGAGTATTCATCACAAATATTTTGCGGATGTGAATGAAGAAGGTGCAGAAGCTACAGCAGCAGCTACAGTCGATGTGACAGACGCTGATTGCTTAAACATGGAGTTTGTTGCGAGTCATCCATTTTTGTTTGTGATTAGAGAAGATACGAGTGGAACCGTTCTGTTTGTGGGACAGGTGGTTGACCCAAGTGTTTCTTGA